A single window of Rhodamnia argentea isolate NSW1041297 chromosome 5, ASM2092103v1, whole genome shotgun sequence DNA harbors:
- the LOC115737217 gene encoding uncharacterized protein LOC115737217: protein MGNCAAPHVARNGGLAMTAHHHNWSSSPPSTLKLIHTDGRLQEFTQTIKASHLLSQNPNCFLCSSESMFIDSTVPRIHEEEDLCLGQLYFLLPLSMSRAPLTLRELCLLAIKASAVLESGASLTRGKDAVSSVAEVIRDGTELQPGSTLRDWIRVRDAEGLSCESPCV from the coding sequence atGGGCAATTGTGCAGCTCCACATGTTGCCAGAAATGGTGGCCTTGCCATGACCGCCCATCACCATAACTGGTCATCATCTCCTCCATCCACGCTCAAGCTCATTCACACGGATGGAAGACTGCAAGAGTTCACTCAAACCATCAAGGCCTCTCACCTCCTCTCCCAAAACCCTAACTGCTTCCTCTGCAGCTCAGAGTCCATGTTCATCGACTCCACAGTCCCTCGAATCCACGAAGAAGAAGACCTCTGTTTGGGCCAACTCTATTTCCTCTTGCCTCTGTCCATGTCCCGAGCCCCGCTCACTCTACGAGAGCTCTGCTTGCTCGCCATCAAGGCCAGCGCCGTCCTCGAAAGCGGCGCAAGTTTGACGAGAGGAAAGGACGCAGTTTCGTCAGTGGCAGAGGTCATCAGAGACGGTACCGAACTCCAACCAGGTTCGACCTTAAGAGATTGGATTAGGGTCAGAGACGCCGAAGGATTGAGTTGTGAAAGTCCATGCGTGTGA